One window of Acidobacteriota bacterium genomic DNA carries:
- a CDS encoding exopolysaccharide biosynthesis protein — MVDIHCHILPALDDGATEDAVSRQMFEMAARDGIVQIVATPHANYQYKFDAQVNRNKRDQLQASMGATPEILLGCDFHLSFENIEDAKRDHTRYSINGKQYLLVEFADSNIPPHTDQIFFDLISCGIVPIITHPERNPILADQPELIATWIGLGCAVQVTAGSVTGKFGTRALRSTQTMLKYNMVHFIATDAHNLTTRPPVLSEARETIARDISPEVAELLSNSNPRAVVEGLPMPWLPQPVPMGKRGWFSFLR, encoded by the coding sequence ATGGTTGACATCCACTGCCACATCCTTCCGGCACTTGACGACGGCGCAACAGAAGACGCCGTCTCCCGACAAATGTTTGAGATGGCCGCGCGCGACGGCATCGTTCAGATCGTGGCCACGCCGCACGCCAATTACCAATACAAGTTTGATGCGCAGGTGAACCGGAATAAGCGGGATCAGTTGCAGGCATCCATGGGGGCGACGCCCGAGATTCTTCTCGGCTGCGATTTTCACCTGAGCTTTGAAAATATCGAAGACGCCAAGCGAGACCATACTCGCTATTCAATCAATGGCAAACAGTATCTGTTGGTGGAATTCGCCGATTCGAACATTCCGCCGCATACGGACCAGATATTTTTCGATCTCATCTCCTGCGGCATCGTCCCCATCATCACCCACCCGGAGCGCAATCCCATCCTCGCCGATCAGCCGGAATTAATTGCCACCTGGATCGGACTGGGCTGCGCGGTGCAGGTTACCGCCGGGTCGGTTACGGGCAAGTTCGGCACGCGCGCGCTGCGCTCCACGCAGACCATGCTGAAATACAATATGGTCCACTTCATTGCCACCGACGCGCACAACCTCACCACGCGGCCACCCGTGCTCTCCGAGGCGCGTGAAACCATCGCACGCGATATCAGTCCCGAAGTCGCCGAACTTTTGAGCAACTCCAATCCCCGAGCCGTCGTGGAAGGCCTCCCGATGCCGTGGCTGCCACAGCCAGTGCCCATGGGCAAGCGCGGTTGGTTTTCATTTTTACGCTAG